The following proteins come from a genomic window of Lolium rigidum isolate FL_2022 chromosome 5, APGP_CSIRO_Lrig_0.1, whole genome shotgun sequence:
- the LOC124655188 gene encoding probable inactive purple acid phosphatase 27, translating into MGAKPLLTAAVLLLMVAAAAAISVEDAAPDNIQPLSTLNLAAAKVAMDSASAIHASPDVLGKDGEDSAWVTVNFTTPSPSSDHWIGLFSPADFSSGIGSTKVAGQQDALPGLPMAPIKYKFGNCEPDFLSTGSGNTSFLVINQRYDYAFGLFSGGKDNPKLLAVSNKISFANPKAPVFPRLSQGKEWNEMAVTWTSGYNIGEAYPFVEWRIKGEETSKRTPAGTLTFTQSHLCGNPARGQGYRDPGFIHTAFLKDLWPNREYSYQIGHELQDGTVAWGKSSTFRASPFPGQASLQRVVIFGDMGLGAKDGSSELEGFQPGAQVTTDRLIKDLPNYDAVFHIGDLSYANGFLAQWDQFTAQIESIASKVPYNVASGNHERTFMDTGGFYNGNDSHGECGVPAETYFYVPAPAHRGKFWYAADYGMFRFCVGDTEHDWRPGSEQHAFLDSCFGGADRKHQPWLVFLAHRPLGYSSNDFYEQEGSFSEPMGRTLQPLWQKHRVDLAVYGHVHNYERTCPVYENTCTVKGKDAQSSYSGALGGTIHVVAGTGGAKLRTYAGGAWPQWSVARNESFGYVKLTASDHSTMRFEFIHSDDGAVHDAFNITRDYRDVMACAVDSCAPHTLAN; encoded by the exons ATGGGAGCAAAGCCGCTGCTCACGGCGGCCGTGTTGCTGCTGATGGTCGCCGCGGCGGCCGCCATCTCGGTGGAGGACGCGGCGCCGGACAACATCCAGCCGCTGTCGACGCTCAACCTGGCCGCCGCCAAGGTCGCCATGGACTCCGCGTCGGCCATCCACGCCTCGCCGGATGTGCTCGGCAAGGAC GGTGAGGATTCTGCGTGGGTGACGGTCAACTtcacgacgccgtcgccgtccTCGGACCACTGGATCGGTCTCTTCTCCCCTGCCGATTTCAG CTCGGGCATTGGCAGCACCAAGGTAGCAGGGCAACAAGATGCGCTTCCAGGGCTGCCCATGGCTCCCATCAAG TACAAATTCGGCAACTGCGAGCCGGATTTCCTGAGCACCGGCAGCGGAAACACCAGCTTCCTCGTCATCAACCAGCGCTACGACTACGCCTTCGGGCTCTTCTCCGGTGGCAAGGACAAT CCAAAACTTCTGGCGGTCTCCAACAAGATCTCCTTTGCGAACCCGAAAGCCCCGGTGTTCCCTCGCCTATCCCAGGGAAAAGAATGGAACGAG ATGGCCGTGACTTGGACGAGTGGGTACAACATCGGCGAGGCATACCCATTCGTGGAGTGGAGGATCAAGGGCGAGGAGACCTCCAAGCGGACGCCGGCCGGCACGCTCACCTTCACGCAGAGCCATCTCTGCG GTAACCCGGCTCGTGGACAGGGTTACAGAGATCCAGGCTTCATCCACACCGCGTTCCTCAAGGACCTGTGGCCAAATAGAGA GTATTCATATCAGATTGGGCACGAGCTACAGGATGGGACCGTGGCCTGGGGCAAGTCCTCCACCTTCCGCGCGTCGCCGTTCCCTGGCCAGGCTTCTCTTCAGCGTGTCGTCATCTTCGGCGACATGGGACTC GGGGCAAAGGACGGTAGCAGTGAGCTTGAGGGGTTCCAGCCCGGGGCACAGGTGACCACCGACCGGCTGATCAAGGACCTGCCCAACTACGATGCCGTGTTCCACATCGGAGACCTCTCCTACGCCAATGGCTTCCTCGCGCAGTGGGACCAGTTCACTGCGCAGATCGAGTCCATCGCCTCCAAGGTCCCCTACAATGTCGCAAG TGGCAACCACGAGCGGACGTTCATGGACACAGGCGGGTTCTACAACGGCAACGACTCGCACGGCGAGTGCGGCGTGCCAGCGGAGACCTACTTCTACGTGCCGGCGCCTGCCCACCGTGGCAAGTTCTGGTACGCCGCCGACTACGGCATGTTCCGCTTCTGCGTCGGCGACACGGAGCACGACTGGCGGCCAGGGTCTGAGCAGCACGCGTTCCTGGACTCGTGCTTCGGCGGCGCCGACCGGAAGCACCAGCCGTGGCTCGTCTTCCTGGCGCACCGCCCCCTCGGTTACTCCTCCAACGACTTCTACGAGCAGGAGGGATCCTTCTCGGAGCCCATGGGCCGCACCCTGCAGCCGCTCTGGCAGAAGCACCGCGTCGACCTCGCCGTGTACGGTCACGTCCACAACTACGAGCGGACTTGCCCCGTCTACGAGAACACCTGCACCGTCAAGGGCAAGGACGCGCAGAGCAGCTACTCCGGCGCGCTCGGCGGGACCATCCACGTCGTGGCCGGGACCGGTGGCGCCAAGCTCAGGACCTACGCCGGAGGGGCGTGGCCGCAGTGGAGCGTCGCCAGGAACGAGAGCTTTGGCTACGTCAAGCTCACCGCCAGCGACCACTCCACCATGCGGTTCGAGTTCATCCACAGCGACGATGGCGCCGTGCATGACGCGTTCAACATCACCAGGGACTACAGGGACGTCATGGCCTGCGCCGTCGACAGCTGCGCGCCTCACACATTAGCCAACTAG